Proteins from a single region of Xenopus laevis strain J_2021 chromosome 9_10S, Xenopus_laevis_v10.1, whole genome shotgun sequence:
- the LOC108702186 gene encoding interferon a3: protein MNHMMSRPLLLLLSLISIVHCRNCKWLHPKQEYLNIQILQTFSQLTPPKEFDIVCHDYPTAQPNLERLYNITQVEAAALAVREVLNETIRFYRKHHESMGCKQQAWERFQQLLYYQIHQLEGCVPETGENDLLKNKISEQFQQWEKNVAEQDKASCAWDFIQDEIRRNLHLALQLSSRLRRQHLL from the exons ATGAATCATATGATGTCTCGACCATTATTGCTGTTGCTCAGTCTTATCTCCATTGTCCATTGCCGAAACTGCAAATGGCTTCACCCCAAACAGGAATATCTCAACATCCAAATTCTCCAAACCTTCAGCCAATTG ACTCCTCCTAAAGAATTTGACATAGTCTGCCATGATTATCCCACCGCACAACCTAATTTAGAGAGACTCTACAATATCACACAG GTAGAAGCCGCGGCTCTCGCTGTTAGAGAAGTTCTCAATGAAACCATCAGGTTCTACAGGAAACACCATGAGAGTATGGGGTGCAAGCAACAAGCCTGGGAAAGGTTTCAGCAGCTTCTCTACTATCAGATTCACCAACTGGAGGGCTGT gtcCCAGAGACAGGAGAAAACGatctactgaaaaataaaatatcagaacaATTTCaacagtgggaaaaaaatgtagcGGAACAG GACAAAGCATCGTGTGCCTGGGATTTTATCCAAGATGAAATCAGAAGGAATTTACATCTCGCTCTACAGCTCTCCTCCCGCCTGAGAAGGCAACACTTGCTCTAG